The following proteins come from a genomic window of Emys orbicularis isolate rEmyOrb1 chromosome 9, rEmyOrb1.hap1, whole genome shotgun sequence:
- the LOC135883630 gene encoding coagulation factor IX-like yields the protein MAKISLMIITGLLGSLLSAECTVFIKNEQASSILRRLKRYNSNRLEEFVPGNLERECKEEKCSFEEALEVFEDTEKTMEFWKGYIDGDQCTPNPCKNGARCADEVGSYVCWCPAGYEGRNCELDSTCATKNGGCKHFCTNDPPRKVVCSCAVGYKLNGGGKSCDPAVPFPCGRITAPEAKSKNTRAINTFDKWYYNSTDDHDEATDNTTQIKPIIKQVTRVVGGVESGKGEVPWQVHLQNSNGVGFCGGSIVNEKWIVTAAHCIEPGAQITVVAGEHNTEVNDGTEQYRQVVNIFPHPTYNASQNKYHNDIALLELGTPLEFNSYVTPICIASKEFTNSLLKHGTGTVSGWGSQLFRGRVATVLQVLKVPFIDRATCMRSSTFSILQNMFCAGYHSEAKDTCEGDSGGPHTTEIEGTWFLTGITSWGEECAKDGKYGIYTKVSEYVRWIKDRTRG from the exons ATGGCAAAAATCTCTCTCATGATCATCACTGGTCTTCTGGGATCTCTTCTCAGTGCCGAATGTACAG tttTTATCAAAAATGAACAAGCAAGCTCGATTTTGCGCAGGCTGAAGAGGTATAATTCAAATCGACTGGAAGAGTTTGTTCCAGGGAACCTCGAGAGAGAATGTAAggaagaaaaatgcagttttgaagAAGCGCTAGAAGTCTTTGAAGACACGGAAAAAACA atGGAGTTTTGGAAAGGGTATATTG ATGGAGACCAGTGCACTCCAAATCCGTGTAAAAATGGAGCCCGTTGTGCAGATGAGGTCGGTTCCTACGTGTGTTGGTGCCCGGCAGGGTATGAAGGAAGGAACTGTGAGCTAG ATTCAACCTGTGCTACTAAGAATGGAGGATGCAAGCATTTTTGCACCAATGACCCACCCCGCAAAGTTGTTTGCTCCTGTGCAGTTGGCTATAAACTGAATGGAGGTGGAAAATCCTGTGACCCTGCAG TGCCGTTTCCATGTGGGAGGATTACAGCTCCTGAAGCCAAAAGCAAGAACACCCGAGCCATAAACACCTTTGACAAGTGGTACTACAATTCTACCGATGATCACGACGAAGCAACAGACAATACCACACAAATCAAACCCATCATTAAGCAAGTTACACGAGTCGTTGGTGGAGTGGAAAGCGGGAAAGGTGAAGTTCCTTGGCAG GTTCATTTGCAGAATAGTAATGGAGTAGGATTCTGCGGAGGGTCTATTGTCAATGAAAAATGGATCGTAACAGCAGCGCACTGCATTGAGCCTGGCGCACAGATTACTGTCGTGGCAG GGGAACACAACACGGAAGTCAATGACGGTACCGAGCAATATCGCCAAGTTGTGAACATCTTTCCTCATCCCACCTATAATGCCAGCCAAAACAAGTACCATAATGACATAGCACTGCTAGAGCTTGGGACCCCGCTGGAGTTCAACAGCTACGTCACCCCCATTTGCATTGCCAGCAAGGAATTCACCAACAGCCTCCTCAAACATGGAACTGGCACCGTGAGTGGCTGGGGGAGCCAGCTGTTCCGGGGAAGGGTGGCCACAGTCCTACAGGTTCTGAAAGTCCCATTCATTGACCGTGCAACGTGCATGAGAAGCAGCACGTTTTCTATCTTACAGAATATGTTCTGTGCTGGTTACCATTCAGAGGCTAAAGATACGTGTGAAGGGGACAGCGGGGGCCCTCATACCACAGAAATAGAAGGTACCTGGTTTCTAACTGGAATAACCAGCTGGGGGGAAGAGTGTGCAAAGGACGGCAAATATGGTATCTACACCAAAGTATCAGAGTACGTCAGATGGATAAAAGATAGAACAAGAGGTTAA